The Sulfuricurvum kujiense DSM 16994 genome contains the following window.
AACCGACTTCCGTATCGGGTCAAAATGCCGATATGGAATTCAAGATCATCCACTCATCGGAAGAACTGGATACCCTTTTGGCGCAGAGCAAAGGGAAAAAAGTGATGCTTGATTTCTATGCGGACTGGTGTACCTCGTGCAAAGAACTCGATCATACCACCTTCAAAGACCCGCGTGTGATAGAATCACTCAAAGAGTATGTTTTAATCCGAGCCGACGTAACCGCCAACAGTGACGCCGAGCAAGCGCTGGCAAAACGGTTCAATCTTTTCGGTCCTCCGGCCATGATCTTTTTCGATGAGAGCGGAAAATCCATCCAAGGTGCCGATCTAATCGGATTTAAAGATGCTGAAACCTTTATTGCCCATATCAAAACATTGGAGAAACCATGAAAAAAATCTTCTTAGCGCTCTTACTGATCAGCAGTTCACTCTTCGCCGAACTCGATTGGGCACCTTCCTATGAGCAAGGATTGGCAAAAGCCAAAAAAGAGCATAAAATCGTGATGCTGATGTTCTCTTCCAAAACGTGTAAAATGTGTAACTATATGAAAAAAACCGTGTATGAAAACGATGACGTCTCTGAATACGTGAAAACTTTTTTCATCCCCGTCGAAGTCGATATCGTAGAACACCCTGACAAATACGGTTATGCGGTTTTCGGTACTCCTACCTATTATTTCTTAACCTCCGATGGCAAACCGATCGGACGGATGATGGTAGGCGGTGCATCACCCGAAGGGTTCTTGCAAAAACTCAAAGACGTAAAGCAGGGTCAATAACGGAT
Protein-coding sequences here:
- a CDS encoding thioredoxin family protein, which gives rise to MKKIFLALLLISSSLFAELDWAPSYEQGLAKAKKEHKIVMLMFSSKTCKMCNYMKKTVYENDDVSEYVKTFFIPVEVDIVEHPDKYGYAVFGTPTYYFLTSDGKPIGRMMVGGASPEGFLQKLKDVKQGQ